Proteins encoded together in one Rossellomorea sp. y25 window:
- the rlmH gene encoding 23S rRNA (pseudouridine(1915)-N(3))-methyltransferase RlmH has product MNITIVTVGKLKEKYLKQGIGEYVKRLGAYAKIEIVELADEKAPEVLSESEIEQVKNKEGERILAKISPDHHVIALAIQGKMRSSEELADNLDKLATYGKSKVAFVIGGSLGLSDDVIKRSNETLSFSKMTFPHQLMRLILVEQIYRAFRINRGEPYHK; this is encoded by the coding sequence GTGAATATCACCATTGTAACGGTCGGGAAATTAAAAGAGAAGTATTTAAAGCAAGGAATAGGTGAATATGTAAAGCGCTTAGGTGCTTATGCAAAGATAGAAATAGTGGAGCTTGCCGACGAAAAAGCCCCGGAAGTATTGAGTGAATCTGAAATAGAGCAAGTGAAGAATAAAGAAGGCGAACGGATCTTAGCTAAGATCTCTCCTGATCATCATGTCATTGCCCTGGCCATCCAAGGGAAAATGCGTTCATCGGAAGAACTTGCCGATAATCTGGACAAGCTTGCTACTTACGGGAAAAGCAAAGTTGCGTTTGTCATTGGTGGTTCATTAGGTTTGAGTGATGATGTAATCAAGAGATCAAATGAAACCCTCTCGTTTTCCAAAATGACCTTTCCCCATCAGCTGATGCGACTGATCCTGGTGGAGCAGATTTATCGGGCGTTTCGCATTAATCGGGGTGAACCGTACCATAAATAA
- a CDS encoding CxxH/CxxC protein produces the protein MIYCCLEHVELAMDIVVDEHEVAPQLTELPENEKLSTTCEYCGNNAIYIVAN, from the coding sequence ATGATTTACTGCTGCTTAGAGCATGTAGAATTAGCTATGGATATTGTCGTGGATGAACATGAGGTAGCCCCTCAACTAACAGAGCTTCCTGAAAATGAAAAGTTATCCACAACCTGTGAATATTGTGGGAATAACGCAATATATATAGTGGCGAACTAA
- a CDS encoding trypsin-like peptidase domain-containing protein, whose protein sequence is MGYYDSDHNSESRSRQKGNRGGMFLAGLLGVVLGAILVIVAIPQLTNFDILPYSIQPDEDLKETDEAYHNGTTQNVSVDVTTDVTKAVEKAGDSVVGITNIQSQSFWGQGEGQTQDQQAGTGSGVMYKKEGNKVYIVTNNHVVEGADQLEVTLADGTKVPAEMRGADIWTDLAVIEIDGSQIKKDDIAEFGNSDKLKAGEPVIAIGNPLGLQFSGSVTQGVVSGVERTIPVDINQDGMEDWNAEVLQTDAAINPGNSGGALINISGQLIGINSMKIAQSAVEGIGLAIPINYAQPIIEDLEQYGEVKRPAMGVTLEDVNKISAYHQQETLKLPKEINYGVMIRQTVPNSPAAQAGLQELDVITELDGEKIENVIELRKHLYNKKDVNDQMKVTFYRNGEKKEVTMKLTDESRL, encoded by the coding sequence ATGGGATATTATGATTCAGATCATAATTCTGAAAGCCGGAGCAGGCAAAAGGGCAATCGGGGAGGAATGTTCCTTGCCGGGTTATTGGGAGTTGTACTTGGAGCAATCTTGGTCATTGTGGCGATTCCTCAGTTAACCAACTTTGATATCTTACCCTATTCAATTCAACCCGACGAAGACCTGAAAGAAACGGATGAAGCTTATCATAATGGAACCACTCAAAATGTTTCCGTCGATGTCACAACGGATGTGACGAAAGCCGTTGAGAAAGCTGGCGATTCTGTTGTAGGAATTACGAACATCCAATCTCAAAGCTTCTGGGGACAGGGGGAAGGACAAACCCAGGATCAACAAGCAGGGACAGGATCCGGGGTAATGTATAAAAAAGAGGGTAATAAGGTTTATATCGTAACCAATAATCATGTTGTAGAAGGCGCAGATCAGCTTGAGGTGACGCTTGCGGACGGCACAAAGGTACCGGCTGAAATGCGTGGTGCGGATATTTGGACAGACCTGGCTGTAATCGAAATCGATGGCAGCCAAATCAAGAAAGACGATATTGCTGAGTTTGGAAATTCAGATAAGCTGAAAGCGGGAGAGCCAGTTATTGCGATTGGTAACCCACTGGGACTGCAATTTTCAGGTTCTGTTACACAGGGGGTTGTTTCGGGTGTTGAGAGAACGATTCCGGTCGATATTAACCAGGATGGGATGGAAGATTGGAATGCAGAGGTTCTGCAAACTGATGCAGCCATCAACCCGGGTAACAGTGGTGGAGCGTTAATCAATATTTCCGGCCAGCTGATCGGAATCAACTCCATGAAAATTGCACAGAGTGCGGTAGAAGGAATCGGACTTGCCATCCCGATTAACTATGCTCAGCCAATTATTGAAGATCTTGAGCAGTACGGTGAGGTCAAGCGTCCTGCAATGGGTGTGACACTGGAGGATGTGAATAAGATTTCTGCCTATCACCAGCAGGAAACATTGAAGCTTCCGAAAGAAATCAACTATGGTGTTATGATTAGACAAACCGTTCCCAATTCTCCAGCTGCCCAGGCCGGATTACAAGAGCTCGATGTGATTACGGAGCTTGACGGAGAGAAAATTGAAAATGTCATTGAGTTAAGAAAGCATCTATATAACAAAAAAGACGTAAATGATCAGATGAAGGTTACGTTCTATCGAAACGGTGAAAAGAAAGAAGTAACCATGAAACTTACTGACGAATCCAGGTTATAG
- a CDS encoding MBL fold metallo-hydrolase translates to MTMHFSVLASGSTGNAIFVETEEHSFLVDAGLSGKQMEGLFSRIDRKIEDLSGILVTHEHSDHIKGIGVLARKYKLPIYANDKTWNAMDGLVGKIDTEQKFSFDMETAKHFGGLSIESFGVSHDAAEPMFYIFHQGEKKLVLVTDTGYVSDRMKGIISNADAYVFESNHDVGMLRMCRYPWNIKRRILSDYGHVSNEDAAIAMSEVMGDRTKGIYLAHLSLDNNMKDLARMSVTQTLESKGIVVGEQIDLFDTDPKVPTPLVAI, encoded by the coding sequence ATGACCATGCATTTTAGTGTACTTGCCAGTGGCAGTACAGGAAATGCGATATTTGTGGAGACGGAAGAACATTCCTTTCTTGTCGATGCAGGATTAAGCGGCAAGCAGATGGAGGGGTTGTTCAGTCGGATAGATAGAAAGATAGAAGATTTGTCGGGTATTCTTGTTACCCACGAGCATAGTGATCATATCAAGGGAATTGGTGTACTTGCGAGAAAGTACAAGCTTCCTATCTACGCCAACGATAAGACATGGAATGCCATGGACGGGTTAGTAGGGAAAATAGATACGGAACAGAAGTTTTCGTTTGATATGGAAACAGCCAAGCACTTTGGAGGATTGAGCATTGAGTCCTTCGGGGTTTCACATGATGCGGCAGAGCCAATGTTCTATATTTTCCACCAGGGAGAGAAAAAGCTTGTCCTGGTAACGGACACGGGATATGTAAGTGATCGGATGAAAGGAATCATTTCCAATGCCGATGCGTATGTATTTGAAAGTAATCATGATGTGGGGATGCTCCGAATGTGCCGGTATCCTTGGAATATAAAGCGTAGAATTCTGAGTGATTATGGCCATGTATCCAATGAGGATGCGGCCATTGCCATGAGTGAAGTGATGGGTGATAGAACCAAAGGAATTTATTTAGCCCATCTCAGCCTCGATAATAATATGAAAGATCTAGCAAGGATGAGTGTCACCCAGACACTCGAGTCAAAAGGAATAGTAGTGGGAGAACAAATTGATTTATTTGATACGGACCCTAAAGTACCAACACCTTTAGTTGCGATTTAA
- the yycI gene encoding two-component system regulatory protein YycI, whose amino-acid sequence MDWSKTKSIFIIVFLILDIFLMSLFINKVSESNPETLSQVSFEEQLKTDNIDYPKSLSKDPIKEAYISAKTKTFSEKEIEKLKNQDVSVVTDNTIHSTLEEPFPISEKFSPDELNDFMKNQVVNGEKYSFWKYNKDEQTIIYYQTYKDRQIFNNSNGKVILSLNKESEIVSYKQTLLENLEELSGKKKSLLTSLQALQVLWTNHKISSGSKIKTPELGYYTFLSREESQVLAPTWHFVVESGDKKEDLFINAVEGQIFEVTKPEKETLE is encoded by the coding sequence TTGGACTGGAGTAAAACGAAGAGCATTTTCATTATTGTCTTTCTTATTTTGGATATCTTTTTGATGTCGCTGTTCATTAACAAAGTTTCTGAGAGCAATCCCGAAACGTTGAGCCAAGTATCCTTTGAAGAACAATTAAAGACTGATAATATTGATTACCCAAAAAGTCTATCAAAGGATCCGATAAAAGAAGCCTATATTAGTGCAAAAACAAAAACGTTTTCAGAGAAGGAAATCGAAAAGTTAAAAAATCAAGATGTCAGTGTCGTCACGGATAATACAATTCATTCAACCTTAGAGGAACCATTTCCCATAAGTGAAAAGTTTTCACCTGATGAATTAAACGATTTTATGAAAAATCAGGTCGTTAACGGTGAAAAGTACAGCTTCTGGAAATATAATAAAGATGAACAAACGATCATTTACTATCAGACGTATAAAGACAGGCAGATTTTTAACAACTCAAATGGTAAAGTGATTCTTAGTCTAAATAAAGAAAGTGAAATCGTCTCTTACAAACAAACACTGCTTGAAAATTTAGAAGAATTAAGCGGCAAAAAGAAAAGCCTGCTTACTTCTCTCCAAGCTCTTCAGGTTTTGTGGACCAACCATAAGATAAGCTCGGGTAGTAAGATCAAAACACCTGAACTGGGATATTACACTTTTTTATCACGCGAAGAATCCCAAGTCCTGGCACCAACCTGGCATTTTGTCGTTGAATCAGGTGACAAAAAAGAAGACCTATTTATTAATGCAGTTGAAGGACAGATTTTCGAAGTCACCAAACCAGAAAAAGAAACATTGGAGTGA
- the yycH gene encoding two-component system activity regulator YycH, which translates to MNYEKIKSIILTLLVCISIFLTFNLWTYQPGYDTINSDEAYDVSVGDKIPENELNSVLIKPFKLFYHSGNKTVGTSNETEINKVIEQLRGWTLFDLKDLSREYNMSEIKSVIHGEKKIEIVFPDNVPLSIYSQVLKLEEKSTLNGSFNRIIIDLNNNGSDTGSVYFVLYEEGEKKFYESRVDRASLEAFEKSFVQKAVYNFDEYMEQPLNNEKTIFLPKNPEDYISYRYYSDLDSPEEYVQALFSDPNSVDKGFTEQGEKYTNVYSILKTNKEHNTLSYVNPSEEKNGGSSATELLQKSMEFVNDHGGWTEDYQYFSMSPLENKIVYRLFMESYPVFNENGMAEISQIMGQESINEYNRPYFKLDINLLPDRIEEVRLPAGSTVLYLLAKDDTINLEYLEDVIVGYKMTRDSNESNRKFLVFEPSWYYKYDGNWLRLPLEDEEGLGIGLE; encoded by the coding sequence ATGAATTATGAAAAAATCAAATCGATAATTCTAACGCTGCTCGTATGCATCAGTATATTCCTTACCTTCAATCTTTGGACGTATCAACCAGGCTACGATACGATTAATAGCGATGAAGCGTACGATGTGTCTGTGGGAGACAAGATACCCGAGAATGAGCTTAACAGCGTTTTAATTAAACCATTTAAACTTTTCTATCATTCAGGAAATAAGACAGTTGGTACTTCAAATGAAACCGAAATCAATAAGGTTATTGAACAATTAAGAGGCTGGACTCTATTCGATCTGAAAGATCTTTCAAGAGAGTATAATATGTCAGAGATCAAATCTGTTATACACGGTGAGAAAAAGATCGAAATTGTTTTCCCGGACAATGTTCCACTCTCGATTTATAGTCAAGTGTTAAAATTAGAGGAGAAAAGTACACTGAATGGTTCCTTTAACCGTATCATTATCGATTTAAATAATAATGGTTCAGATACAGGTTCCGTGTATTTTGTTTTATATGAAGAAGGAGAAAAGAAATTTTATGAAAGCCGGGTAGACCGTGCCAGTTTAGAAGCTTTCGAAAAAAGCTTTGTTCAAAAAGCCGTTTATAATTTTGATGAATATATGGAGCAGCCATTAAATAATGAAAAAACGATTTTTCTGCCCAAAAATCCTGAGGATTATATAAGCTATAGATATTATTCAGACCTAGATTCCCCAGAAGAGTATGTACAGGCACTGTTTAGCGATCCCAATAGTGTAGATAAGGGATTTACCGAGCAGGGAGAAAAATATACAAATGTGTATAGTATATTAAAAACGAATAAAGAACATAACACGTTGTCTTATGTGAATCCATCCGAAGAAAAAAATGGAGGATCATCTGCCACGGAGCTGCTTCAAAAAAGTATGGAGTTTGTCAATGACCATGGTGGCTGGACCGAAGACTATCAATATTTCTCGATGAGCCCTCTTGAGAATAAAATCGTATACCGGCTGTTTATGGAAAGCTATCCTGTTTTTAATGAAAATGGGATGGCTGAAATTTCTCAAATCATGGGTCAGGAGTCGATTAACGAGTACAATCGTCCATACTTTAAATTAGATATTAATCTGCTTCCTGATAGAATAGAAGAGGTTAGATTGCCAGCAGGATCCACCGTTTTATATCTTCTGGCAAAGGATGATACAATCAACCTTGAGTACCTAGAAGATGTCATTGTCGGATATAAGATGACAAGGGATTCGAATGAATCAAATAGAAAATTCCTTGTATTTGAACCTTCCTGGTATTATAAATACGATGGTAATTGGTTACGCCTACCTTTGGAAGATGAGGAGGGCCTTGGAATTGGACTGGAGTAA
- the walK gene encoding cell wall metabolism sensor histidine kinase WalK — protein sequence MKKVGLTRSIHLKFVLIYVLLILLAMQIIGVYFVRALEEKLVDNFQTSIKNRVELLEYTIREEIVKKRSEDDPTLEEDIGRVLDDSKTSDISEIRVINNRNKIIGTSDPNNQSLVGQVSGEKEVKRALAVGLGHEDIYLDDQTKDRIWVYAAPITSNEEVIGAIYLVGEIESVYDQMSEINKIFTNGTLIALVITAVLGVLLAQTVTRPISDMRKQALAMAKGNFSRKVKVYGYDEIGQLAITFNNLTKRLQEAQATTEGERRKLSSVLSYMTDGVIATDRKGRVILINDPAADMLNVSRETVVSQPIVSLLGLDEEYTFDDLSNEQDSIILDYSTKEKPYILRANFSIIQKETGFVNGLITVLHDITEQEKIDLERREFVANVSHELRTPLTTMRSYLEALAEGAWQDENIAPQFLDVTQNETERMIRLVNDLLQLSKMDSKDYRFNKDWVDFILFFHKIIDRFEMTKNVNVTFNRYLPDKAMFVEVDQDKITQVLDNIISNALKYSPEGGTITFKVQEKDGYIEISISDQGLGIPKENLEKIFERFYRVDKARTRQMGGTGLGLAIAKEMISAHGGDVWATSIEGKGTTITFTLPYDSTQEDDWS from the coding sequence ATGAAGAAAGTTGGTTTAACTCGTTCAATCCATCTTAAATTTGTTTTGATTTATGTTCTGCTCATACTTCTCGCCATGCAAATCATTGGCGTATATTTTGTTAGAGCCCTTGAAGAAAAACTTGTCGATAATTTCCAGACGTCTATTAAAAATAGAGTGGAATTATTAGAGTATACAATTCGTGAAGAAATAGTAAAGAAACGCAGTGAAGATGATCCCACACTCGAAGAGGACATCGGGAGAGTATTAGATGATAGCAAAACGTCGGATATTTCCGAAATTCGAGTGATTAATAATAGAAACAAAATTATTGGCACCTCTGATCCCAATAACCAGAGTTTAGTCGGTCAGGTCAGCGGAGAAAAAGAGGTTAAAAGAGCCCTCGCTGTGGGCTTAGGTCATGAGGATATCTATCTTGATGATCAGACGAAAGATCGTATCTGGGTGTATGCAGCACCAATCACTTCAAATGAAGAAGTCATTGGTGCTATTTATCTTGTCGGTGAAATAGAATCGGTTTATGACCAAATGAGTGAGATCAATAAGATTTTTACGAATGGTACATTAATTGCTTTAGTCATAACAGCAGTATTGGGAGTGTTATTGGCTCAAACCGTAACGAGACCGATATCTGATATGAGGAAACAAGCACTCGCAATGGCAAAAGGAAACTTTTCCAGGAAAGTAAAGGTCTACGGTTACGATGAAATAGGTCAGCTTGCGATTACATTCAATAATTTGACAAAACGCCTTCAAGAAGCCCAAGCAACGACGGAGGGCGAGCGAAGAAAGCTTTCATCTGTACTTTCTTATATGACGGATGGTGTCATTGCGACAGATCGAAAAGGCAGGGTCATTCTGATTAATGATCCTGCAGCGGATATGCTGAATGTTTCACGTGAAACAGTCGTTTCTCAACCCATTGTATCCTTATTGGGATTGGATGAGGAATACACGTTTGATGATCTATCCAATGAACAGGATTCGATCATTTTAGATTACAGTACGAAAGAAAAACCATATATTCTAAGGGCGAATTTCTCTATCATTCAAAAAGAGACCGGGTTTGTGAACGGTCTTATAACGGTATTACATGATATTACGGAGCAGGAGAAAATTGATTTAGAGAGACGGGAATTTGTGGCAAATGTTTCCCACGAACTTCGCACGCCGCTTACAACGATGAGAAGCTACTTAGAGGCATTGGCTGAAGGGGCATGGCAAGATGAAAACATCGCACCTCAATTCCTTGATGTTACTCAGAATGAGACGGAGAGAATGATCCGTTTAGTAAACGATCTTCTTCAATTATCAAAAATGGATAGTAAGGACTATCGTTTTAATAAAGATTGGGTTGATTTCATCCTCTTTTTCCATAAAATCATTGATCGATTTGAAATGACAAAGAATGTGAATGTGACCTTTAACCGTTACTTACCAGACAAAGCCATGTTTGTGGAAGTGGATCAGGATAAAATCACTCAGGTTTTGGATAACATCATTTCGAACGCTTTGAAATATTCACCTGAGGGTGGAACCATTACATTCAAGGTGCAAGAAAAGGACGGATATATTGAAATCAGTATTTCAGACCAGGGATTAGGGATTCCGAAAGAAAATCTGGAGAAAATCTTTGAACGTTTCTATCGTGTCGATAAAGCCAGAACAAGACAAATGGGTGGCACAGGACTTGGCCTTGCCATAGCAAAAGAAATGATTTCAGCACATGGTGGTGACGTATGGGCGACGAGCATTGAAGGAAAAGGAACTACCATTACATTCACTCTCCCATATGATTCCACTCAAGAGGATGATTGGTCATGA
- the yycF gene encoding response regulator YycF yields the protein MEKKILVVDDEKPIADILQFNLKKEGYEVHCAYDGDEAVKMAEEIRPDLVLLDIMLPNRDGMEVCREIRKKYEMPIIMLTAKDSEIDKVLGLELGADDYVTKPFSTRELIARVKANLRRHQQGAQQNVEDENNEITVGSLTIHPDAYVVSKRGETIELTHREFELLHYLAKHIGQVMTREHLLQTVWGYDYYGDVRTVDVTVRRLREKIEDNPSHPTWIVTRRGVGYYLRNPEQE from the coding sequence ATGGAAAAGAAAATATTAGTCGTTGACGATGAGAAACCGATTGCAGATATACTACAGTTTAATTTGAAAAAAGAAGGCTATGAAGTACATTGCGCGTACGATGGAGATGAAGCGGTAAAGATGGCGGAAGAAATTAGGCCGGATCTGGTCCTTCTTGATATTATGCTTCCCAATCGTGACGGAATGGAAGTTTGCCGTGAAATCAGGAAGAAGTATGAAATGCCTATTATCATGCTGACAGCGAAAGACTCAGAAATTGACAAGGTATTGGGATTAGAACTTGGAGCCGATGATTACGTGACGAAACCGTTTAGTACACGTGAGCTCATCGCCCGGGTAAAAGCGAATTTGCGACGTCATCAGCAGGGTGCGCAGCAAAACGTTGAGGATGAGAACAATGAAATTACCGTTGGTTCTTTAACCATTCATCCTGATGCGTATGTTGTTTCTAAAAGAGGGGAAACGATTGAGCTGACACATCGTGAGTTTGAACTTCTTCATTATTTAGCGAAGCATATTGGACAAGTGATGACCCGAGAACATTTGCTTCAAACTGTTTGGGGTTATGATTACTACGGAGATGTACGTACAGTTGATGTTACCGTCAGACGTCTCCGCGAGAAAATAGAAGACAACCCAAGTCACCCTACCTGGATCGTAACTCGTAGAGGAGTCGGTTATTACTTACGAAATCCTGAACAGGAGTAA
- a CDS encoding M23 family metallopeptidase gives MSFGEKLSPILEKYKKLNIRHRSNQFVKKVGITTLALSTLTFSSAAANTGSDEDLQTIYHVYMGSEYVGAVTSQEEVESVLDEKLAEAKKEYTEYQVDFNEEVTYIPENVFTATKTNNQKVIESLNESVSVEANAFAVVVNNKPVAYVKDEKAAEKALKSFKLNYVSEDELNELETRKNDSSSTPLPALKENETRLLEVSFKEEVEMKKTQVEPEEMMSSEEAADLLKKGTLEEKKYKVQEGDALGTIAEEHQLTTGKLLELNSELKEDDALKIGSELNVTVYEPLVHVLVKKEANKIEKIAYEKEVVEDSSMNKGDTKVKQEGQDGEKSVTFETSEVNGSQIEKNVKEEKKLKDPVKYIVIKGTKATPSRGSGNFAWPTNGGYISSKQGPRWGKVHKGIDIARPDNPTIKSVDNGRVVSAGWDDGGYGNKVVIDHGNGYKTIYAHLDSISVSAGQTVERGQKIGIMGTTGESTGVHLHIEVYKNGSLINPLDVL, from the coding sequence ATGAGTTTTGGAGAGAAGTTATCACCCATTTTAGAAAAATATAAAAAACTTAATATTCGACATAGATCTAATCAATTTGTAAAAAAAGTAGGGATTACCACGCTCGCTCTTTCTACTTTGACATTTTCATCGGCGGCAGCGAATACAGGATCGGATGAAGATCTGCAAACGATCTATCATGTATACATGGGTAGTGAGTATGTAGGAGCTGTTACAAGCCAGGAAGAAGTAGAATCCGTCTTGGATGAGAAGCTGGCTGAAGCGAAGAAAGAGTACACTGAATATCAGGTGGATTTTAATGAAGAAGTAACGTACATACCTGAGAATGTGTTTACAGCTACGAAAACAAACAATCAAAAGGTTATTGAAAGTCTAAATGAATCTGTATCAGTTGAAGCAAATGCTTTTGCTGTAGTTGTGAACAATAAACCGGTTGCTTATGTAAAAGACGAAAAGGCTGCTGAAAAAGCGTTAAAGTCATTTAAGCTCAACTATGTTTCTGAAGATGAGCTAAACGAATTGGAAACGCGAAAAAATGATTCTTCATCTACTCCTTTACCCGCTTTAAAGGAAAATGAAACACGTTTATTAGAAGTTTCTTTTAAAGAAGAGGTAGAGATGAAGAAGACGCAAGTGGAGCCGGAAGAAATGATGTCTTCTGAGGAAGCAGCAGATCTTCTTAAGAAGGGTACGTTAGAAGAAAAGAAATATAAGGTTCAAGAAGGTGATGCTCTTGGTACGATTGCAGAAGAGCATCAGTTAACTACTGGGAAATTGCTGGAGTTAAACTCAGAGTTAAAAGAAGACGATGCCCTGAAAATTGGTTCAGAGCTAAACGTAACTGTATATGAGCCACTTGTTCATGTTCTTGTTAAGAAAGAAGCAAACAAGATCGAAAAGATTGCCTATGAGAAAGAAGTAGTTGAAGACTCTTCTATGAATAAAGGCGATACGAAAGTGAAGCAGGAAGGTCAAGATGGTGAAAAATCCGTTACGTTTGAAACGTCAGAAGTGAACGGTTCTCAAATCGAGAAAAATGTAAAAGAAGAAAAGAAACTAAAAGATCCAGTGAAATACATTGTCATTAAAGGAACAAAAGCAACTCCGTCCAGGGGATCAGGAAACTTTGCATGGCCGACAAATGGCGGCTACATCTCCTCTAAGCAAGGACCAAGATGGGGTAAAGTTCATAAAGGGATCGACATTGCGCGACCAGATAATCCTACAATCAAATCCGTAGATAACGGAAGAGTCGTTTCTGCCGGTTGGGACGATGGCGGTTATGGAAATAAAGTTGTGATTGATCATGGAAATGGATATAAAACGATTTATGCTCATTTAGATTCCATTTCAGTCTCTGCCGGTCAAACGGTGGAAAGAGGCCAAAAAATCGGTATCATGGGTACAACTGGTGAATCTACAGGGGTTCACCTGCATATCGAAGTTTACAAAAATGGATCACTTATTAATCCATTGGATGTTTTGTAA
- a CDS encoding nuclease-related domain-containing protein yields the protein MISKERHFPIKIQKLQVLLLRILETHSKTNFIKENLSKSLAGYNGEKSIDYYLSLLPDKSFYILHDLRLLLNGLYFQIDTLLLTKSFALILEVKNLAGSIDFDSIFNQMIQKKNGVEFALPDPIIQIGRQESQFRSWLHEHHFPPIPIRTLIVISNPQTIIRSHDKNVSQKVIHAALLPQKISQIYNESQNNILLDKDIRRMIKLIKKFDTPLNPSVLNQYNISRQEIINGVFCEICSYLPLDRVHGYWFCPKCKTKSKLAHLKSLEHYNLLFGEEITGQQLKSFLRISSPALATRILNSVCIGYRGKGKGRVHTLPSKQK from the coding sequence ATGATCAGTAAAGAACGTCATTTTCCGATTAAAATTCAAAAGTTGCAGGTCCTGCTCTTACGTATCCTTGAGACCCATTCTAAAACAAACTTTATTAAAGAAAACCTCTCAAAAAGTCTTGCCGGTTATAATGGTGAGAAATCAATCGACTATTATTTAAGCCTTCTCCCCGACAAATCCTTTTATATTCTTCATGATTTACGCCTCTTACTAAACGGTCTTTATTTCCAGATTGATACGTTACTATTAACTAAAAGCTTTGCACTCATTTTAGAAGTGAAAAATTTAGCCGGGTCGATAGACTTTGATTCAATCTTTAATCAAATGATTCAGAAGAAGAACGGTGTTGAATTCGCATTGCCTGATCCTATTATTCAAATTGGCAGACAAGAATCTCAATTTAGATCATGGTTACATGAGCATCATTTCCCTCCAATCCCTATTCGTACACTCATCGTTATCAGTAACCCACAAACAATTATTCGTTCACATGATAAGAATGTAAGTCAAAAAGTCATCCACGCGGCTTTGCTTCCCCAAAAAATTTCTCAAATCTATAATGAATCTCAAAATAATATTTTACTAGATAAAGATATTAGAAGGATGATTAAGCTTATTAAAAAATTTGATACCCCGCTGAATCCCTCGGTACTAAATCAATATAATATATCCAGGCAAGAAATAATAAATGGAGTGTTTTGTGAAATTTGTAGTTATCTTCCCTTAGATAGAGTGCATGGATACTGGTTCTGTCCTAAATGTAAAACAAAATCGAAATTAGCTCATCTTAAGTCACTCGAGCATTATAATCTTCTTTTTGGAGAAGAAATTACCGGACAGCAACTGAAAAGTTTTTTAAGGATTTCTTCACCCGCTCTTGCAACAAGAATATTAAACTCCGTATGTATAGGGTATCGTGGAAAAGGAAAAGGACGAGTCCACACTTTGCCATCTAAGCAAAAGTAG
- a CDS encoding DUF350 domain-containing protein — MQIITSEALLSFLAHVGTGLGLMILGITVFAFTTKFSEATLIREGNIAVALKLWGKAIGLAIVIYTVWANSLNLLDAFIWGLIGIATQVIAYWIIEYVLTPKTNLAKKVEEGNIAIGFSLFSAAIVVGLVVAASLTY; from the coding sequence ATGCAAATCATAACAAGTGAAGCATTACTCAGCTTTTTAGCTCACGTCGGAACGGGCCTGGGACTAATGATCCTCGGAATCACCGTTTTCGCCTTTACCACCAAATTCTCTGAAGCTACCTTAATCAGGGAGGGAAACATTGCCGTTGCCCTCAAACTATGGGGAAAAGCCATCGGACTCGCCATCGTCATCTACACCGTCTGGGCTAACAGCCTGAATCTGCTTGACGCCTTTATCTGGGGACTCATCGGGATCGCGACTCAAGTCATCGCATACTGGATCATTGAGTATGTTCTGACACCTAAGACGAATTTAGCGAAGAAAGTGGAAGAAGGCAATATTGCCATCGGATTCAGCCTATTCTCAGCTGCGATTGTAGTGGGATTGGTTGTGGCTGCAAGTTTGACTTATTAA